Proteins from one Salinispora arenicola genomic window:
- a CDS encoding transposase, giving the protein MQIRRRRRRLDQPKRFTTETIYVITNLFVHQAKPAQMADWIRGHWSIENKVHWVRDVTYDEDRSQICTANRPEVMAALRNAAIGALRLTGVTDIAAANRHHARDSTRPLALLGIT; this is encoded by the coding sequence ATCCAGATCCGCCGCCGAAGACGCCGCCTGGACCAACCGAAACGCTTCACCACCGAAACCATCTACGTCATCACCAACCTGTTCGTCCATCAGGCGAAACCGGCGCAGATGGCCGACTGGATCCGCGGCCACTGGTCGATCGAGAACAAGGTCCACTGGGTCCGCGACGTCACCTACGACGAAGACCGCAGCCAAATCTGCACCGCCAACAGACCCGAAGTCATGGCCGCCCTCCGCAACGCCGCGATCGGCGCCCTACGCCTGACCGGAGTCACCGACATCGCCGCCGCCAACCGACACCATGCCCGCGACAGCACCCGCCCACTGGCACTACTCGGCATCACCTAA